A single genomic interval of Aerosakkonema funiforme FACHB-1375 harbors:
- a CDS encoding single-stranded DNA-binding protein, protein MNSCILMAEVVEEPQLRYTPGDPQVAVAEMFVQFPGQREEDPPYTIKVVGRGNVAQEVHQRCHRGDRIVIEGRLSIVTFERRQEGFKEKRAELTAQKIHYLGSNDGFQTATTSAMPVSTPSTTSRNTTNYVGSESYRSTAATATVPPVSTHTANMANISSVDDDEDEPIPTAKKQSYQSQSIAGNQPDVDDIPF, encoded by the coding sequence ATGAATAGCTGCATTTTGATGGCAGAGGTCGTTGAAGAACCTCAACTTCGCTATACACCGGGCGACCCCCAAGTCGCTGTTGCTGAGATGTTTGTGCAATTTCCCGGCCAACGGGAAGAAGACCCGCCCTACACTATAAAAGTGGTAGGGCGGGGAAATGTTGCACAGGAAGTTCACCAACGCTGTCACCGGGGCGATCGCATCGTGATTGAAGGTCGTCTTAGCATCGTAACTTTCGAGCGAAGGCAGGAAGGTTTCAAAGAAAAACGTGCCGAATTGACAGCACAAAAAATTCACTATCTGGGTAGCAACGACGGTTTTCAAACTGCAACAACAAGCGCGATGCCTGTCTCCACGCCATCTACAACATCAAGAAACACGACAAATTATGTCGGTTCTGAATCTTATCGTTCAACCGCTGCAACAGCAACCGTTCCTCCTGTTTCTACCCACACTGCCAACATGGCTAATATTTCCTCAGTAGACGATGATGAAGATGAACCAATACCGACTGCTAAAAAACAGTCATACCAAAGTCAATCAATAGCTGGAAATCAGCCTGATGTTGATGACATTCCTTTTTAA
- a CDS encoding acyl-CoA desaturase — protein sequence MTLATSTKLRLDWPVILFMVAIHIVAIFAFLPGNFSWAAVGLAVFLHWVTGGLGITLGFHRLVTHRSFQTPKWLEYILVFFGSLACQGGPIDWVGMHRLHHLNSDKDGDPHDSNKGFLWSHLSWMLYELPSRDEIPRFTKDIAEDPVYQFLQKYFVPLQVLLGVVLYLLGGWAFVLWGIFVRLVAVYHCTWLVNSATHKFGYRTYDSGDRSTNCWWVALLVYGEGWHNNHHAFQYSARHGLHWWEIDLTWMTIQLLQALGLATNVKLAQK from the coding sequence ATGACGCTTGCCACCTCAACCAAACTTCGCCTCGATTGGCCTGTTATTTTGTTTATGGTTGCGATTCACATCGTAGCCATCTTTGCTTTCCTTCCGGGCAATTTTAGCTGGGCTGCGGTAGGCTTGGCTGTCTTTCTGCATTGGGTTACGGGTGGTTTGGGAATCACCCTGGGATTTCATCGCCTGGTCACTCACCGCAGTTTTCAAACGCCAAAGTGGCTGGAATATATCCTGGTATTCTTTGGTAGCTTAGCCTGCCAAGGCGGGCCGATCGATTGGGTGGGTATGCACCGCCTCCATCATTTGAACTCAGATAAGGATGGCGATCCTCACGATTCCAACAAAGGTTTTTTGTGGAGTCATCTGAGTTGGATGCTTTACGAGCTACCGTCTAGGGATGAAATTCCCCGCTTTACCAAAGATATTGCAGAAGATCCAGTTTATCAGTTTTTACAAAAGTATTTTGTCCCGCTCCAAGTTCTCCTGGGCGTAGTGCTTTATTTGCTGGGCGGCTGGGCTTTTGTGTTGTGGGGAATCTTTGTGCGTTTAGTTGCTGTGTATCACTGCACTTGGCTAGTTAACAGCGCTACCCATAAATTTGGCTATCGCACCTATGATTCAGGCGATCGCTCTACCAACTGCTGGTGGGTTGCTTTGCTAGTCTACGGTGAAGGTTGGCACAACAATCACCACGCATTCCAATATTCGGCTCGTCACGGTTTGCATTGGTGGGAAATTGACCTCACCTGGATGACGATTCAATTATTACAAGCTCTTGGTCTGGCCACAAATGTGAAACTGGCACAAAAGTAG
- the psbZ gene encoding photosystem II reaction center protein PsbZ — protein sequence MTILFQLALFALVVVSFAMVVGVPVAYATPQNWDQSKRLLWLGSGVWVALVLIVGALSYFVV from the coding sequence ATGACAATTTTGTTTCAATTAGCCTTGTTTGCTCTAGTCGTCGTATCCTTTGCTATGGTGGTGGGCGTCCCCGTTGCTTACGCGACACCTCAGAATTGGGATCAATCCAAACGGCTTCTGTGGTTGGGTTCCGGCGTCTGGGTTGCTCTGGTGCTTATAGTGGGCGCATTGAGCTATTTTGTTGTTTGA
- a CDS encoding mannose-1-phosphate guanyltransferase, with translation MRAVLMAGGSGTRLRPLTCDLPKPMVPILNRPIAEHIINLLKRHHITEVIATLHYLPDVIRDYFHDGSDFGVQMTYAVEEDQPLGTAGCVKNIAELLDRTFLVISGDSITDFDLKAAIHFHKRRHSKATIILTRVPNPIEFGVVITDEEDRISRFLEKPSTSEIFSDTVNTGTYILEPEVLDYLPAGQESDFSKDLFPLLLNKGIPMYGYIAEGYWCDVGHLDAYREAQYDGLYSKVKLDFAYEERSAKARGNRIWVGQNTYIDPSAEIEAPVLIGNNCRIGPRVQIEAGTIIGDNVTIGADASLKRPIIWNGAIVGEEAHLSACVIARGTRVDRRAHVLEAAVVGSLSTVGEESLISPGVRVWPSKQIESGATLNINLIWGQTAHRNLFGQRGVSGLANIDITPEFAVKLGAAYGSTLKPGSQVAVSRDQRSISRMVSRSMIAGMMSVGVNIQNLEATSIPIARTLIPTLSVAGGIHIRIHPDRADHILIEFLDGKGINISKAQEKKIEGAYFKEDLRRAQIHEIGNMAYPSQVMDIYSTSFEKHLNVEAIRCSNSKVVIDYVYAVSGAVLPQLLAKFGCDAVVLNASLNQTAVSIAEREALLHQLGHVVEALKATFGVQVSANGEQMILVDESGMPIRGEMLTALMVDMMLTANPRSTVVVPVHASSAVEQIARRHDGRVVRTKANPSALMEASQNHPNVVLGGSGEMGFIFPQLHPGFDAMFCIAKLIEMLTIQERSLGSIRESMPRVAHKTTSVRCPWTVKGALMRHLVETHSTDSLELVDGVKICHRFNDSWVLILPDAGEPMVHIFANSNEREWVDETLREYRARVQNFVDDQQGLEAVVDI, from the coding sequence ATGCGGGCAGTGCTAATGGCTGGCGGATCTGGAACTAGGCTGAGACCGCTAACTTGCGATCTGCCAAAACCGATGGTGCCGATCCTGAATCGACCCATCGCAGAACATATCATAAATTTACTCAAAAGGCATCACATCACCGAAGTGATTGCCACCCTGCACTACTTACCCGACGTTATCCGCGACTACTTCCACGATGGCAGCGACTTTGGCGTCCAGATGACCTATGCTGTGGAAGAAGACCAGCCGTTGGGGACAGCAGGTTGTGTAAAAAACATTGCCGAACTTTTAGATAGAACATTTTTAGTGATCAGCGGCGACAGCATCACCGACTTTGACCTCAAAGCCGCCATTCACTTTCACAAACGCCGTCACTCAAAAGCCACGATAATTTTGACCCGCGTTCCCAATCCGATCGAATTTGGTGTGGTCATCACCGACGAAGAAGACCGTATCAGCCGTTTTTTAGAAAAACCATCCACAAGCGAAATCTTCTCCGATACCGTCAACACCGGCACCTATATCCTAGAACCAGAAGTCCTAGACTATCTACCAGCCGGCCAAGAAAGCGACTTTTCCAAAGATTTATTCCCCCTTCTCCTCAACAAAGGCATCCCCATGTACGGCTACATTGCCGAAGGCTATTGGTGCGATGTCGGTCATCTCGACGCCTATCGGGAAGCTCAATACGATGGGCTTTACTCCAAAGTCAAACTCGACTTTGCCTACGAAGAAAGATCTGCCAAAGCCAGAGGAAATCGAATTTGGGTAGGCCAGAATACCTACATCGACCCCTCCGCCGAAATAGAAGCCCCCGTCCTGATCGGTAACAACTGCCGCATTGGCCCGCGAGTGCAAATTGAAGCTGGAACCATCATAGGTGACAATGTGACGATCGGTGCCGACGCCAGTCTCAAACGCCCAATTATATGGAATGGAGCGATCGTAGGCGAAGAAGCCCATCTCAGCGCCTGCGTAATCGCCAGAGGTACCAGAGTAGACCGCCGCGCCCACGTCCTGGAAGCAGCCGTAGTCGGTTCCCTTTCCACTGTAGGAGAAGAAAGCCTGATCAGCCCAGGCGTCCGCGTTTGGCCCAGCAAACAAATTGAATCTGGCGCTACCCTCAACATCAATTTAATTTGGGGTCAAACAGCACACCGCAATTTATTCGGGCAACGGGGTGTCTCTGGATTAGCTAACATCGATATCACCCCAGAATTTGCCGTGAAACTGGGAGCAGCTTACGGCTCCACTTTAAAACCCGGTTCTCAAGTTGCTGTTTCCCGCGATCAACGCAGCATTTCCCGCATGGTCTCCCGTTCTATGATTGCCGGTATGATGTCCGTGGGAGTCAACATTCAGAACTTAGAAGCAACATCGATTCCCATTGCTCGCACGCTTATTCCTACCCTCTCAGTTGCCGGTGGTATTCATATCCGCATACACCCAGACCGAGCCGATCATATTTTAATTGAATTTTTAGATGGCAAAGGCATCAACATCTCCAAAGCTCAGGAGAAGAAAATAGAAGGGGCATATTTCAAAGAAGATTTGCGGCGAGCCCAAATTCACGAAATCGGTAACATGGCTTATCCCAGCCAAGTGATGGATATTTACAGTACCAGCTTTGAGAAGCATCTTAATGTAGAAGCAATTCGCTGTAGCAATTCCAAAGTCGTAATTGATTATGTTTATGCTGTCTCTGGCGCTGTGCTACCGCAACTTTTGGCAAAGTTTGGCTGCGATGCTGTAGTTCTGAATGCCAGTCTCAATCAAACTGCCGTATCCATAGCAGAACGAGAAGCTTTACTGCATCAACTCGGTCATGTTGTGGAAGCACTCAAGGCTACTTTTGGCGTTCAGGTATCTGCAAATGGGGAACAAATGATTTTGGTCGATGAATCTGGGATGCCAATTCGGGGCGAGATGTTAACCGCTTTAATGGTGGATATGATGCTTACTGCTAATCCCAGAAGTACGGTAGTGGTACCGGTTCATGCTTCCAGTGCTGTAGAACAAATTGCGCGTCGTCACGATGGCAGAGTAGTTCGCACCAAAGCTAATCCCAGTGCTTTAATGGAAGCGTCTCAGAATCATCCTAATGTGGTTTTGGGCGGTTCGGGAGAAATGGGGTTTATTTTCCCCCAACTGCATCCGGGTTTTGATGCTATGTTCTGCATTGCTAAACTGATCGAGATGCTGACTATTCAGGAGCGAAGTCTCGGCTCCATTCGCGAATCTATGCCCCGCGTTGCACACAAAACTACCTCCGTTCGTTGCCCTTGGACAGTGAAAGGAGCCCTGATGCGTCATTTGGTGGAAACCCATTCAACTGACAGCTTAGAGTTAGTCGATGGCGTCAAGATTTGCCATCGATTTAACGATAGTTGGGTGTTAATTTTACCAGATGCCGGGGAGCCTATGGTGCATATTTTCGCCAACAGTAACGAGCGCGAATGGGTGGATGAAACTTTGAGGGAATACCGCGCCCGCGTTCAAAACTTTGTTGACGATCAGCAGGGATTGGAAGCTGTTGTAGATATATAA
- a CDS encoding CBS domain-containing protein: MDLILCHTTADFDALGAAVGLSRLKAGAKIVLPGGAHPAVRDFLALHRDEFALIERRSVNAKQIRSLTVVDTQQRDRLGKAAEWFDLPHLNEIVLYDHHPARDSDIPATQIYLEPVGATTTLVVEQLQKSDWGLSKESSQSKIGIPRQSSGNEPKSKIELTPAEATVMALGIHVDTGSLTFEHTTPRDATALAWLMAQGASLKVIAEYIDPGLSRQLQELLKVALDNMQRITKWGHTISWCLLSTSGFVPGLSSLASQLIELTESDALLLAARYQQKEVGETWSGGDGENCEIAITNDQSPVTNPKSKIQNPKSDDRLTIVGRSRIYGTDLNQLFQEIGGGGHSQAASANLRSVDSQAILEHLVEQLENQIPHPPTARELMSSPVRTIRPDTTIEQAQRILLRYGHSGLSVVNAQDELVGIISRRDIDIALHHGFSHAPVKGYMTTNLKTIAPDTPLPEIESLMVTYDIGRLPVLQNGQLVGIVTRTDVLRQLHQEKAKFNSQKSNEWKDDSLLSFALCLLPSVRDRLASPLWQLLQKAFQEAETRGWHLYLVGGAVRDLLLADNEGQVLLEDIDLVVDGFHRSADVGAGVELAKALQQVYPAARLEVHGQFQTAALLWHNDPDLGSLWVDIATARTEFYPYPAANPEVEASSIRQDLYRRDFTINALAVRLTEPRAGELLDFFGGVLDLQSQQIRVLHANSFIEDPTRIYRAVRFAVRLGFEIEPQTERYIRHAIASGIYEQVQGKNGRAPALETRLKSELKYILQAPYWKAALNLLADLGALRCIHPTLELDKNLWWQVRLLARCLRRFDAQKSLEHWQMRLEVLIAYLATEYRGKVANNLQLPTDSIARLQNLDKAQFEVVENLPKCEQISKLVQLLRRYDLPTLILVAVKNPRFVRRNIWRYLTEWRNIKAPLNGNDLKALGYKPGPQYSKMLDVLLAATLDGVVCVNEASPQEIRAAAEAFLAEHFPLASKTKY, translated from the coding sequence ATGGATCTGATACTGTGTCACACAACCGCAGATTTTGATGCTCTGGGGGCAGCTGTAGGATTATCGCGCCTGAAAGCTGGGGCGAAAATTGTTTTGCCTGGGGGCGCACATCCAGCGGTGCGGGATTTTTTGGCATTGCACCGGGATGAGTTTGCCTTGATCGAACGTCGATCGGTTAATGCCAAACAGATTCGTTCTCTGACTGTAGTCGATACGCAACAGCGCGATCGCCTCGGCAAAGCAGCTGAATGGTTTGACTTACCCCACTTGAATGAAATTGTCCTCTACGACCATCACCCAGCTCGAGATAGCGACATTCCAGCTACCCAAATTTATCTTGAGCCAGTCGGAGCCACTACTACCCTGGTAGTCGAACAGCTACAAAAAAGCGATTGGGGACTGAGTAAAGAATCTTCCCAATCCAAAATCGGCATTCCCAGGCAGTCGTCTGGGAACGAGCCAAAATCCAAAATCGAACTGACACCGGCTGAGGCGACGGTGATGGCGTTGGGTATTCATGTAGATACGGGATCGCTCACTTTTGAGCATACGACGCCAAGAGACGCCACCGCTTTGGCTTGGTTAATGGCCCAAGGGGCGAGTCTGAAAGTGATTGCCGAATATATTGACCCAGGTTTATCTCGCCAATTGCAAGAACTGCTCAAAGTTGCTCTGGACAATATGCAGAGGATAACCAAATGGGGTCACACTATATCTTGGTGTTTGCTGAGTACTTCCGGTTTTGTGCCGGGGTTATCCAGTCTTGCATCCCAACTGATCGAGCTAACTGAAAGCGATGCTTTGCTGCTGGCTGCGAGATATCAGCAAAAGGAAGTGGGGGAGACCTGGAGCGGGGGAGATGGGGAGAATTGTGAGATAGCAATCACAAATGACCAATCACCAGTTACCAATCCAAAATCCAAAATCCAAAATCCAAAATCCGACGATCGATTGACGATCGTTGGTCGATCGCGTATTTATGGCACTGACCTCAACCAACTTTTCCAAGAAATCGGTGGTGGGGGTCATTCCCAGGCGGCGTCTGCAAATTTGCGATCGGTCGATTCGCAAGCAATATTAGAACATCTGGTGGAACAGCTGGAAAATCAAATTCCCCATCCCCCTACGGCAAGAGAATTGATGTCATCCCCAGTGCGGACAATTCGCCCCGATACCACAATTGAACAAGCGCAACGAATCTTGCTGCGTTACGGACATTCTGGTTTATCTGTGGTAAATGCTCAAGACGAATTGGTTGGCATTATTTCGAGACGAGATATCGATATTGCTCTGCATCACGGTTTCAGTCACGCGCCTGTAAAAGGCTATATGACTACTAATCTAAAAACGATCGCTCCCGATACGCCATTGCCAGAAATTGAGTCGCTGATGGTGACTTACGATATCGGCAGATTGCCAGTTTTACAAAATGGGCAGTTAGTGGGAATTGTGACCCGCACGGATGTGTTGCGGCAATTGCACCAAGAAAAGGCAAAATTCAACAGTCAAAAGTCAAACGAATGGAAAGATGATTCGCTTTTGTCTTTTGCACTTTGCCTGCTGCCTTCTGTTCGCGATCGTCTCGCTTCTCCACTTTGGCAATTACTGCAAAAAGCATTTCAGGAGGCAGAAACACGAGGCTGGCATCTTTATTTAGTTGGTGGTGCGGTGCGGGATTTACTTTTAGCTGATAATGAAGGACAAGTACTGCTTGAAGATATAGATTTAGTCGTAGACGGCTTTCACCGATCGGCTGATGTCGGTGCTGGTGTAGAATTAGCTAAAGCGCTTCAGCAAGTTTATCCGGCTGCTCGTTTAGAAGTTCACGGTCAATTTCAAACAGCTGCTTTGTTGTGGCACAATGACCCAGATTTAGGTTCTCTTTGGGTTGATATTGCGACGGCAAGAACGGAATTTTATCCTTATCCGGCTGCTAATCCAGAAGTGGAAGCGAGTTCGATTCGACAAGACTTGTATCGGCGCGATTTTACTATCAATGCTTTGGCCGTAAGGTTAACAGAACCGCGTGCGGGTGAGTTACTAGATTTCTTTGGCGGAGTATTGGATTTACAATCTCAACAAATTCGAGTTTTGCACGCTAATAGTTTTATTGAAGATCCGACGCGGATTTATCGGGCTGTGCGATTTGCCGTGCGTTTGGGATTTGAAATTGAACCGCAAACAGAAAGATATATTCGTCATGCGATCGCTAGCGGTATCTACGAACAAGTTCAGGGCAAAAATGGTCGAGCCCCAGCCTTGGAAACTCGCCTCAAAAGCGAATTGAAATATATTTTGCAAGCTCCTTACTGGAAAGCTGCTTTAAATTTACTGGCAGATTTAGGTGCGTTGCGCTGTATCCATCCTACCTTGGAGTTGGATAAAAATTTGTGGTGGCAGGTGCGTTTGCTCGCTCGCTGTTTGCGGCGGTTCGATGCTCAAAAAAGTTTAGAACATTGGCAAATGCGACTGGAAGTTTTAATTGCTTATCTAGCGACAGAATATCGCGGCAAGGTGGCAAATAATCTCCAATTACCTACAGATAGTATTGCTCGTTTGCAAAATTTGGATAAGGCTCAATTTGAAGTTGTCGAAAATTTACCCAAATGCGAACAGATCAGTAAATTAGTGCAATTGTTACGCCGCTACGATTTGCCTACTTTAATTTTAGTTGCTGTGAAAAACCCAAGATTTGTGCGTAGAAATATTTGGCGATATTTGACAGAATGGAGAAATATCAAAGCACCGCTAAACGGCAACGATCTGAAAGCTTTAGGATATAAACCTGGGCCACAATATAGCAAAATGTTAGATGTTTTGTTAGCGGCAACGCTGGATGGGGTAGTCTGTGTTAACGAAGCATCTCCCCAGGAGATTCGCGCTGCTGCTGAAGCGTTTTTGGCAGAACATTTTCCCCTTGCTAGTAAAACCAAATACTAG
- a CDS encoding methionine gamma-lyase family protein has product MNSSKQLLEAEQTLFPIFSGIDAQVKQNLKRVLEAFRRHRVGAHHFAGVSGYGHDDLGRQTMDLVFADVMGASSAAVRVQFVSGTHAIACALFGVLRPGDEMLAVVGSPYDTLEEVIGLRGHGQGSLIDFGIKYRELPLTKAGTVDYDALSQAVGNNTRLVFIQRSCGYSWRSSLSVADIEKIIYIVKQQNPDTVCFVDNCYGEFIEEKEPTHVGADLIAGSLIKNPGGTVVSAGGYVAGREDLVEAAACRLTAPGIGSAGGATFDQNRLLFQGLFLAPQIVGEAMKGNHLTAYVFDKLGYPVNPLPMSPRRDVIQAIKLGTPEKLIAFCRVVQQHSPIDSYVEPVPWEMPGYESKVVMAGGTFIEGSTLEFSADGPLREPYIVYCQGGTHRAHIAIALEALIDAIGPA; this is encoded by the coding sequence ATGAACAGCTCTAAACAGCTGCTGGAAGCAGAACAAACACTATTTCCGATTTTTTCTGGTATTGACGCTCAGGTCAAGCAAAATCTCAAAAGAGTTTTGGAAGCCTTTCGCCGTCATCGAGTGGGAGCCCATCACTTTGCCGGAGTTTCCGGGTACGGTCACGACGACTTGGGGCGTCAGACAATGGATTTGGTATTTGCTGACGTCATGGGTGCTTCATCGGCGGCAGTGCGGGTGCAGTTTGTTTCTGGCACTCACGCGATCGCTTGCGCCTTGTTTGGCGTCCTGCGTCCCGGAGATGAAATGCTGGCGGTCGTCGGTTCCCCCTACGATACCCTGGAAGAAGTAATTGGGTTGCGGGGTCATGGTCAGGGTTCATTAATTGACTTTGGCATTAAATACCGAGAATTGCCTCTTACTAAGGCAGGAACTGTCGATTACGATGCCCTTTCGCAAGCAGTAGGAAACAATACTCGCTTGGTCTTCATTCAGCGTTCCTGCGGTTATTCGTGGCGTTCCAGCCTTTCTGTTGCCGATATCGAGAAAATTATCTACATCGTCAAGCAGCAAAATCCTGACACAGTTTGTTTTGTGGATAACTGCTACGGCGAATTTATCGAAGAAAAGGAACCCACCCACGTCGGTGCTGACCTCATCGCCGGGTCTTTAATTAAAAATCCCGGCGGTACGGTGGTGAGTGCTGGTGGGTACGTTGCCGGCAGAGAAGATTTAGTGGAAGCAGCCGCCTGTCGCCTCACAGCACCCGGAATTGGCAGTGCTGGCGGTGCTACTTTCGATCAAAATCGCCTGCTGTTTCAAGGGTTGTTTTTGGCCCCGCAGATAGTTGGGGAGGCGATGAAGGGCAATCACCTGACTGCGTATGTGTTTGACAAGTTGGGTTATCCGGTGAATCCTTTGCCGATGAGTCCCAGGCGAGATGTGATTCAAGCAATTAAGCTGGGTACGCCGGAGAAGCTGATCGCTTTTTGTCGAGTTGTTCAGCAGCATTCACCTATAGATTCCTACGTCGAACCGGTGCCTTGGGAAATGCCGGGATATGAAAGTAAAGTGGTGATGGCTGGCGGTACGTTTATCGAGGGCAGCACTTTGGAGTTTTCCGCCGATGGGCCGTTGCGGGAACCGTACATCGTCTATTGTCAGGGAGGAACGCATCGGGCTCATATTGCGATCGCACTGGAAGCTTTGATCGATGCGATCGGGCCTGCGTAG
- a CDS encoding glutamate-5-semialdehyde dehydrogenase, with product MTAETFDAAPDLMATVSSAWRASFDLGTTKGVDRSRAVVAMAQALKRASDEILEANTLDLLASREMAVPELILDWLKLTPERLQTTIQMLQRLGELSDPLRRVMSASYQLEHSQTYCQLMPLGLIALVYEAFPELGALAAGLCIKTGNALILRGGTEASHSNATIAQALQSALQDVGMPAGCLELLPSDLGSSLRDLITQDRYINLVIPYGRPSLVQQVVRQSTAPVLKAGMGNCYLFWSPSGSLELARWMILDSHQSEPDPVNAIEKVLIHSNQKPSSLVTLWNSLKEKGFKIRGDAQLVNEFPDLKQVSESEWGEPYLTKTVAFKVVNSLEEAIAWINQYSSGHADCIVTESYQESRQFALGVNSATTYINATPRFSRNPSRGDNIFLGMSNQKGHRRGLISMETLTTLKHIVQGNGRF from the coding sequence ATGACTGCTGAAACGTTCGATGCAGCACCCGATCTGATGGCGACAGTTAGCAGCGCCTGGAGAGCATCTTTCGACTTAGGTACAACCAAGGGAGTCGATCGCAGCCGCGCTGTTGTGGCAATGGCACAAGCGCTGAAACGTGCCTCAGACGAGATTCTAGAAGCAAATACCCTCGACCTTTTGGCGAGTCGGGAAATGGCGGTGCCAGAACTAATTTTGGATTGGCTGAAACTCACACCCGAACGTCTCCAGACGACGATCCAAATGCTACAGCGGTTAGGAGAATTGTCCGATCCGTTGCGGCGAGTGATGAGCGCTTCCTATCAGTTAGAACACTCCCAAACTTATTGCCAGCTCATGCCTTTGGGGCTAATTGCTTTAGTGTATGAGGCATTCCCGGAATTGGGGGCCCTAGCGGCGGGTTTGTGTATCAAAACCGGCAATGCCTTGATTCTGCGAGGGGGAACAGAGGCGAGTCACTCGAATGCGACGATCGCCCAAGCTTTGCAGTCAGCTTTGCAAGATGTTGGTATGCCGGCGGGATGTTTGGAATTGCTGCCATCGGATCTAGGTAGTTCGCTGCGGGATTTAATCACTCAAGACCGATATATAAATTTAGTCATACCATACGGTCGCCCCAGCCTTGTGCAGCAGGTAGTGCGGCAGTCAACTGCACCTGTTTTAAAAGCGGGGATGGGGAATTGTTATCTGTTTTGGTCGCCATCTGGTAGTTTGGAGTTGGCTCGTTGGATGATTTTAGATAGCCATCAAAGCGAACCCGACCCGGTTAACGCGATCGAAAAAGTTCTCATCCACAGCAATCAAAAGCCCTCTTCCTTGGTTACGCTTTGGAACAGCTTAAAGGAAAAGGGCTTTAAAATTCGAGGGGATGCCCAGTTAGTCAATGAATTTCCCGACTTGAAGCAAGTGAGCGAGTCGGAGTGGGGCGAACCTTACTTAACCAAGACCGTAGCTTTTAAAGTAGTCAATAGCCTGGAAGAGGCGATCGCTTGGATTAACCAATACAGCAGCGGTCATGCCGACTGCATAGTCACGGAATCTTACCAAGAAAGCCGTCAGTTTGCCTTGGGCGTCAATAGTGCCACTACATACATCAACGCGACTCCTCGCTTTTCGCGCAATCCCTCGCGAGGCGATAACATTTTTCTCGGTATGTCCAACCAAAAAGGACATCGGCGCGGCTTGATTAGTATGGAAACCTTAACAACTCTTAAGCACATTGTCCAAGGCAATGGCAGATTTTAG
- the ribH gene encoding 6,7-dimethyl-8-ribityllumazine synthase: MAVFEGNFTQTESLRFAIVIGRFNDLVTGKLLEGCQDCLKRHGVDVNPHGTQVDYVWVPGSFEIPLVARQMAISQRYDAVICLGAVIKGQTPHFDYVAAEVSKGIAAAGFQTGVPVVFGVLTADTMQQALERAGIKSNKGWDYGMSALEMATLMRQLKGNPDIQPIPASLKSAIAPRESAEV; encoded by the coding sequence ATGGCAGTTTTCGAGGGAAATTTTACTCAGACAGAATCTCTGCGGTTTGCGATCGTCATCGGTCGATTCAACGACCTCGTGACGGGCAAACTTTTGGAGGGTTGTCAAGATTGTTTGAAACGCCACGGCGTCGATGTCAATCCTCACGGCACTCAGGTAGATTATGTTTGGGTACCGGGCAGTTTTGAAATACCTTTGGTGGCCCGCCAGATGGCAATTAGCCAGCGCTATGATGCCGTAATTTGCCTGGGTGCGGTAATCAAAGGCCAAACGCCTCATTTTGACTACGTGGCGGCGGAAGTATCCAAGGGAATTGCTGCGGCTGGGTTTCAAACCGGTGTTCCGGTAGTATTTGGCGTCTTGACCGCAGACACGATGCAGCAAGCTCTGGAAAGGGCCGGAATAAAGAGCAATAAAGGCTGGGATTATGGGATGAGCGCTCTGGAAATGGCGACTTTGATGCGTCAACTCAAGGGCAATCCAGATATTCAGCCCATACCTGCCTCCCTAAAAAGTGCTATTGCTCCCAGAGAGTCCGCCGAAGTATAG